Genomic segment of Panicum virgatum strain AP13 chromosome 9N, P.virgatum_v5, whole genome shotgun sequence:
GGCAGAAGATGAACTAGAAGATGATGTTTCACCTCGCACTCTACTTGTTGCATCAATAAAAGTGGGCCTTGTGGGCTGGAGCTCTGGATCATTtctcatcaacaacaacacaaTTACTTCTGACATCATTGGCCTTGCAGCAACGGTAGATTGAGTGCAGAGAAGAGCGATCTCCATGATTCTTTTTACCTCTTCTGGCTTATATTCTTCTGGATCTAGTGATTCGTCCACCAAGGCCATTAAGTTGACACTTTCATATAGCCTCCAGGCCTGTGCAACCATAGGGGATGATCAAAAGGGCGTCTAGCACCATTAAGTATTGGTACATAACCATAAATTTGTACATCTGATACAGGATGATCATAGAACCATGTGCAATACTGCTATggcttttttttcaaataagaaaAAAGAACTGGTTTAATTATCCAGGCCGGATCCTTATGAAGACTAATAATAAACACTACGATATGCAGTTCTGGAATTCCATTGATTGGCTATTAAATCTTCAGAATAATGCATATAGTGAAACCCAACAAAGGAATGGTCATTTCACACAGCtaggaaaaaaattaaaataaaattataAGCATAGATTACAGTTTATAAAATTGTGCATGAAAAACAAGAGATATGACAGCAATATGGGGTAATGCATGCACCAAGAAGAGGGAAGTTTCAGAAGAATAATCGATACCCATTCGAGCAGGTACTGTGTTTCAGGCTCAAGCCGTGTATCATTGCTCTTCCGACCACTTAATATTTCTAAAACAACAACACCAAAGCTGTATGTGTCAACCTTCTCTGATAGTTGGCCATGGATTGCATATTCTGGAGCAGTGTAGCCCCTGCTCAATAGAAagaatataattaaaaaataattcaaGTGCCTAGAACCTAAtgttgtactccctccatttttctttacatgtcgtattagctttgtcctaagtcaaatttaTCCAACTTTGAtcgaaatttcaaatttataggAAAATACAATAAcatttacaataccaaatttgaTTCATTGAATCCATCATGATATATACATATCGATAACGTATATATTTGATAGTATAAATGttgttatatttttctataaacttggtcaaagttGAACATATCTGACTGAAGACAAACCTAATGTGACATGTAAGAAAAACCAGAGGGAGTATTTGCTTGTTTAAACTTACAATGTTCCAGCGAATTTTGTGCTCAAATGACTATGATCATCAGGAAGGAGCCTCGCCAAGCCAAAATCAGCAATTTTTGGCTgaaactcatcatcaagaagaaCATTGCTAGATTTAATATCACGGTGTATGATACAGACATGAAACTCTTGATGAAGATATGCAAGACCACGAGCCATGCCAACAATGATGTTAAATCGCTGCCTCCAATTGAGGGTTCCGCGTTGCTCGCCTGTAACGCAAAAATGAGACATTGCATAAAGCGCATGTCACTAGTTTTATGTTAGCCAATTGACtccactttttttttggaaaagagaAGCTTTATTGATCTTAGACAATTACATCAAGATGATACAATCATACTAAGATCCAACTCCACTTGGACTATCAGCAAAGCAATTCTCAAAATAGACACAAGAACTGGAGTGGATTTACTCTAAGCTATAGATGTCGATGTGGGATTCAGCTAAAACTAATGTAACCGTCAAGCGTAATCAAATAGGCAGTAACAGATGCATCAATAAAAACAATTTTCTCGTCATGTCATGAAGTGATCTGAAAACCTAAGAGAATAAAGTACCAAGCATTAAATCGCTGAGAATCATAGGTTTGAGTAATATACCAAAAAGGAACTTGTCCAGGCTACCATTTGCCATGTATTCATAAACAAGTAGGAACTCAGAACCTTTCCGAGAACAACCAAGAAGCCGGACAAGATTCCGATGATGAACATTGCTAATCAACTTCACCTCACTTTCAAAATCAGCTTTGGCCCTGCTAGTTTCCATAACTACCAACCTTTTTACTGCAACAGTTTTTCCATTTTTCAGCAAACCCTGTCAGAAACAAAAAGAActgcttgtaatattttcttatTTCTAAGTTCTCTTGTTCAACATCAGCAAATTAATGTAGAAGATTTTTAGATGACCAGCATACCTTATATACATCTCCAAAACCTCCTTCTCCAAGTTTACTTTTCTCATTGAAATTATTGGTTGCAGCCTTAAGATCACGATAGTAGAAACTTGTTGGACCTTGTAATTCTGTTGCTCCAAGTATATCTCCTAAAAAACTTTAGAGTCAGACAAGGGAAAATGCCAGAAAAAATGAAGTGTTTGATCGGTTTTTCCATTTGACTCAACCGTTTTTCCTTTTCAAACACAGGCTTGATTATACTTGTGGATGTAAAACAAATATAAATGGATCATTGATAAACTCCAAGACATTTTGTGCATAATAGATTGGAAACTTCATAAATCTGCAAGGTGCCCAACTTTTGCGAGCAAAACATGGTAATGCCAATATTATAGTTAACTAAGATTAGTTTATCAAATTTGGTTTTGGTTTTACTGTGGTTCTATAACAGCAGCAAACAGTAAAGTGTAAGACATTGCAGTAAACTACTGAAGAATCAGAGTCTGCAAACAGAAGTGACCAATAATTTTGCTTCAGGGAGAAAACTAAAGTATGGAGGCTAGGAAAACATGTCTACATATAGATATGTAAAGAAGAATACTCTGTTTCTGTTCGTTAATGTATTAACCCAACTTCTTAAGCCGCTATCTTACATAAGATATGAATAGCCAACCAAGTTTAGTTGGCAAGCCTACCCATATAAACAGAAGGCTTGGCAATCCCAAATTCCCAATACCATTGAAGATCATGTAACGCATGCAACACAGCAATAGGGGCATAGTATTGGGAAGTGTTCTCATGAAAGGAAAATTTGGCATGTGATAGTTTACTTGATTACCGATAAGAGAATTTCATGACAAACGGTTGAAATACTGAGTCTGATAAATGCTAAACTTCAGAACATTTACCTCTCCAAGGCTTTAGCTTTCTAGACCGCTGTATCAATAAGAAAGTCAACAGCCCAACAAGAAACAGGAAGGCTACCCCTCCCAGAATGCCTCCTATGATGGCTCCTTTCCGGCTTGATTTCTTCCCTGCAAGCAATCATGCATAACTTTCTATCAGAATCCTCATTACAAGTTAATTTCAAGAAAAGCCACACTCCCTTAAGCAAATAAAATGATAACTTGCTGAAAAAATGGAAGACACCAAACATCTCCTGACATTGGATTTCCTGAAATGCACAAGTGTACGACAAAGAAAATCCAAGAGTACTGAAATAGAGTGTTGCTACTCCAACAAGCCCCATCACCAAAAAATTTAGACATGCACCACATCCACCATTGTGACCAATCTGGATTAGGTGTCTAATTGATGCATATTTTTACTCAGGATGAAATACTCATTCAACAAAAGCAGCAGAATTGATTTCAATAAGTAATCTACTGAATTGTTAATGTCAGAGTAACAAATTTTGAACGAGAATGTAGATCAGCAATGACTCATCGGGAAATGGTTGCTAAATCCATAATGCTCGTGCAGTAAGTAACGTCGGGGGCACAAGCCACATGGCACGGTCTAAACTACAAAAACTTCTCCCAGTACTCCTACATCTCGCAGCAGCCATCATTGTAACATGGAAGCCTTTGTTCACAACCCAAGCTGAAACATGCAAACATAAGATACGTATCAGAGGTGGCCTCACCGGAACGCAGGTATACAGCGAGGTCCACGGTCGCGTTCGCCGGGAAGAACGCCCTATCGGAGTATCTCATGAAGCAGCCGGCGTCGACGGCCCGGCCATCGGAGTTGGGCGGGCACCCGTCGATGTTCCCCACCGCCACCGTGAGGCACTGCGCGCAGCCGCCCTCCCCGACCGTCTCCAcgcactgcgccgccgcgtaCACGCCGCCCCTCgcagccgccgcggcgagccccGGGGCGCGAGGCACGGCTGCCGCGAGGTCGGCGACCAGCGCCCGCGCTGTGTCGGCGAAGTCACCGGCGTCCACGGCGGAGCCGTTGCAGAGCTGCGTGTTGCCAGGGAGCGTGGACTGGTCGAAGAAGGCCGCGCTCTCGTAGCGGAGCACGCAGCCGTCGAGGATGGCGCGCCCGCCGTTGGCGGCGCCGCACGCGGcgcggaggcgcgcggcggcggcgtcgaagcAGGCGACGCAGTCGCGGCCCGCGACGTAGGGGCGGCACTGCGCCATGGCGaacgccggggcggcggcgcgaggctcCGCGGCGGTGGCGAAGCCGCCGGCGGCCCCCGCGGCGGAGAGGTTGGCGCGGAGGCCGGCGAACGTGAAGTTGAgggcggcgaggaaggcggtCGCGGGCGTGGCGTTGTACTGGCTGCACCCCAGGTTGAGCAGCGTGGCCTGCGGGTCGGCGAGGGTGACCGGGGCCCACGCGGAGGCTGCTACCAGGGCTAGAGCCGGCAGGAGCAGGAAGCGAGCCATTGCCGCGGCGCGTCGAGGTCTGGGGATGCGGTGGGAATGCACGGGGAGGAGATGATGAGGCGAGAAAGCACCGGCGCCGTTGAGGTTTGGGGTTTggcccgccgcgcgcggcgaGACGAGGCGCGGGGAGGCGGAGTGATGGGGATTGGGTTGGAATGTTGGATTGGGAAGTGTGGAGGTGTGCTGCGGAAGGCGTTGCTGATCCCAGGTGATTGGTTCGAGGAGGTTTAGGCGCTGTTTGTttccaaacttttttcagaagtctctATCACATTAAAAGAGATCttattattttatagtattaaataaaatctatttataaatgtttttttgacagctgagtgttttttcgcgagacgaatctaataagcctaattaattcataattttctacagtggtgctacagtaaccattcgctaatcatagattaagatacatcattagattcgtctcgcagtttagccccaagattctgcagttagttttataattaacttttatttaatacttctaaatactaaaaagtctctGAAACTTTTTTTAAGTCTCTGTTCCAAAACACCCCTTAAATAACGGAGGACCAGATGATGGGGACATGCATATCCTACGTTCCAGCTGCAAGTCTCCGTGGAATTCCTCCTCTTGTCGCTTGCGGGCAGATACTCTCCAGATCCCGCTGCAAATTTGACCTCCACACCCATTGTCTTTACGGGGTGTGTTTAGAGGGTGTTTTGGAACAATGACTAAAAAAAGTCCCAGGacttttttagtatttagaagtattaaataaagattatttagaagtattaaataaagattaattataaaactaactgcagaaccctggggctaaacttcgagacgaatctaatgatgtatcttaatctatgattagcgaatggttactgtagcatcactatagcaaattatgaattaattaggctcattagattcgtctcgtgaaaaagtactcagctgtcaaaaaacatttataaatagattttatttaataatataaaatagtaagattccttttgatgtgatagggacttctgaaaaaagttcgcgaaaaagttacTGTATCACGTTTCGGTTTTATTTGGCAACTATTGTCCAACCATGGAGTAGTTagtctcaaaaaattcgtctcgtcatttacaaccaaactatgcaattagttatattttttaactatatttaatactccatgcatgtatcgtaaaattcgatgtgatgtgcgtcagtaaaaatttttgggaacttttcGCGGAACTAAACACATCCCAGTAGAAATCGACTTTTATATGCTAGACATTGCGTAATCATTTACTATCATTTAAGGGCCAGTTTAGATCGGGTGATTAAATTTCAGTTCCCTTAGGCTAATTCCAGTGCAAAGTTTCAATACACGATTACCAAGAGTCATCAAAAGGCTTTTGAAACTATGGATGAAATAGGACCTCCCAATGCATAGTTTCATTTCACGATTTCATAGGCGAGTCATTGCATTCAATTACTATGAACATGATCGGTTGAAATCAGATGAGATGAAATTCTCTAGCCCCCAATGCTAGTTTCATCAAGTTTCATAGTCTTGGAAACAGTGTAACCCAAGTTTCTTCTAGATGAAACCcatttcttctctctcttcataAATTTCTTGCCATGTCATCATTTTTACCTATGTGGCACATCATTTAATGTGCATGAAATCTCTATGAAACTTGCACTAGAACTGGCCTTAGAGaccaattagaagtattaaatataaattaattacaaaacaaAATGTATGTTAATTAGtgatccttaggtgcacctccatcCCTTTTTAGTTAAAAGTTTTATATTACTTTTCCAAAATTAGAtctcttttgaaaaaaatagtataaaattttaaactaaagagggttAGAGGTGCACGTAAAgatcaccaatttgcacccctaaCCAAATGTATAAATGGAGACTAGTTCTAGCGACGAATCCATTAAGTCTAATCAATTCATTATTATGTTATGTTTACTGAAGTACAACATGGTtaaatcatggactaattagatttaatgatTTCATCTCGTGAATTAGTCTTtatttatgcaattagttttgtaattggtctatatttaatactcctaattgaTGTCAAAATATCCTTTATAATAGGGATTAAAATTTAGTCACCTGGATCCAAATAGATCCTAGCTTGTTATTGGTCGACTTGTAAAGTTTATCCCCCCTTCCCCTAGTGAAGAAAACAAGAGAGTCTTAATAAGATGGCTGTGATTACCAACAAAGCGGGGCAATGTCGTGTGTGACTTCAGTCCTGCCGCCTAGTACTGTGTTGATACGGGGAGTACGGCGTGACCTCGATTGCACGGCATTTATCTTTGTTGCCATGAACAGAAACTGCTTCAGCAGCATGTTCCTTGGCCCTAAGGTTCTGAATCTTAGGAAATGCGGTGTAAcgagtcaaaaaaaaaatggaaagaaaAAACAGTGCAGCAGTTGAGAAAAAGCAAGCGCGCGCGGCACATGCTTGGCGCGGCAAATAATGGAGCAATCGATGGGCTGGTTTTATAGTAGACGGATCCAACGACTATGAAAGCGAGAAGCGACCGACCATATATATACTCTTCCCAGTTTCAACCCATTTCCCAAGCCAAAAAGTCCAAACCCACAGCGCACAGTTTTTCAGTCTTTATTAGGTCATGCTAGCGCGTGTTGGCGTGTGCATCGCGCAgtgctctctctttttttctccctTATTTTTGGACAGTGAACCGTGTTTGCGTGCTAGTATCCGCTTCAGATCATGACATGATTGCCCACACCCACACTCGGTGAGCCGACGCCCAACGCTCGTCAAGGCCGCAAGTCGTCGTCCTTCGCTCCAGCGGCGTGGCTGGTGCCTGGTGATGTGGTCGCGTCGTGGCCTTCCGGTTGACAAACTGGCTCTCGCGGCGGCTATAAGGGAGAAGGGTCGACCTCGCTGTTAATAGATACTCGTGGTGACGTGTGGCGCGCGCCGGGAGTCAACATTAACACTACAAATAGACTCATTTATTGGCCGGCCATGGTAATATATCATCCTAAAGTCGTTCTGGAATTAAATCAGGAATGCAACTTGACACAGGATGGCGATATTAGATGACAATGCAACTGGCAACTGGGGCAGCAATCTCGGCCGATTATTGGCCGGACTCACGTATaacaaacccaaagaaaaaacTCGGGATGCTTTTGGTCGGAATCACCACCCCTGCTGGGACCGGGAGCGTACAAACAAAAGCCCCCTGGGTCAACAGAGCGAACCGCCTTGGCTAGCTCGGAAGGCGACCGCGGCTCCGGTGCCCTCTCTCGTGCGGACGCGGGACCGCACGGTTGCGCCGCTGTGCCGAGGAAAGTCTCTTCACACGCTTGCGGTCTGCTCCACACTGCCACGCAAAACTCTGCTCCACGACTTGGCTTATGTAGTACTGTACGTAGTAGTAGTAGGAACGCCGTGAAACATGGCAAACTCGGTGTCGGTGCGGATGGGAAAACGCAGCAAGCACGGTACTGTACCCGGGAGTGGCGAAATGGGGCGAAATCTGGCTCGTTGACGCCAGGGGGAGGCGGCATGTGAAATCTGGCTAGCTCACCGAACCGAGGCCATCTTCGCTCACGCCACGCACGATACGAGACGCCGGTACGATAGCGACGCGGCACCAACTCGCGAGCGGGAGAGGGTAGCCTGCcagcaaaaattacaaaacCCCGTGGATAAGCAGAAGGTCGTCGTGGGAGTCGAGGCCGAAAAGCAGGGTGTGGGCCGTGTGGCCGGCGCTAGGCCTAGGCGGCAGCTCGATCATTCCCCGCCTCCAGGACGAAGCGCCTGCGGGCTGCTACGAGCTCaagttctcaaaatttttaggtATCACGTCGAAGATTTGATCAGATGTTGAGAGAGATTTTTATatattaattaaaaaattaattttagaaTTTACTTGAAAACCgcaagacaaatcttttgaggtcTTTAACCGCATCATTAGCTCATGTATGTTACTGTAGtatttatggctaatcatgtactaattagactcaaaagattcgtctcgtcgtgtgcatccaaattgtgcaattagttttactttttaactatatttaatgctccatgtatatGTCTAAAGAGGGTGGCAAAAATTTTTAGATGAAATTTTTTGGTAACTTCTGAAACAGACCCGCACTGCAAGGCTGACCGCGACTATTCGAGTATCTCGAACTGAACTGCTCTGCAGAGACTCGGCAGGCACGGCGTCATCGATGATGCTTCGTAACGGCACCTCATTTTGGGTTTCAGAGCTCAGGCAAATCATGCTGAACTCGAATAGTTCAGTAGGCGAAAGCATAAAAAACAAAAGATTTTTGCGCCCGCAGGCCGCCGGTCGGGAACACATTAGTGATTGGTCTTCCTGGGCCTTTTTCAGTTCTTGCAGATTACACACAGAAAAATGCTGTGAGGATCAGGACCGAAAATCGATCGAGCTTTCATGAACCACACCGACGGGTGCCCTTGAAGCGTGAACAAAGGAAAAATAAGATTGCCAGGAGCACTGTCCGGCGTTTAAGAAGGAGAGGTGAGGCGCCGGGGCGAGCCAGCGCTCGAACCGAGGCGGGCAGCCTGAGCCCCAGCTCAGCTGACCAACCGAGCCCCCGCTCTGTGCCAGGTGGATAGCCTCTAGTTCTTGAAGTGTtccagtaaaaaaaatcttatagTGTCATGTAGTTCATGCTATTTTCTTTAAACTACTTGAGCAGCTAAACGAAGAAATAAATCGGACCGTTTCATGGTATGAAAGGATTCATTTTCGCAATAGGGCTGAGCTGGGATACCTTATCTAAATGCCTATTTAAATTTGTGTTAATTCATACTAAAATGCATGCTAATTCGCGTACAATATGGGACTCACTGAATCATATCAGACAGACATACAACTCATGTCAAGAAAGACCATAATTGCAACATACGTGCAATATACTAATATATTATGCATATAGTTACATATTACAACAAGAAAATGGATGTTTAAAATGATTTTACACTTCTCTTGTATATATATCGACAAGTAATGATCACATCTTGGTATATCTGTTGTTCTGTACCATATATGCACCGATACAAAAATTCTTGTTACATAAAAATAAGGAAAGTCATATAGAACTCCTTTTTACCTGCCTGAAACCTGTGAAATTGATACAGTAGCCTTGGAGGCAGAAGACGAACTGGACGTGGATGTTTCACCTCTCACTCTACTTGTTGCGTCAATAAAAGTGGGCCTTGTGGGCTGCAGCTCCGGATCATTTCTTCTCAACAATAACACAACCACTTCTGACATCATTGGCCTTGCAGCAACGGCTGATTGAGTGCAGAGAAGGGCTATCTCCATGattctttttacttcatccgGCTTATATTCTTCTGGATTTAGTGATTCGTCCACCATTGCGAGTAAGTTGTCACTTTCATATAGCTTCCAGGCCTGTGCAACCATAGTCCATGGGGGGTGATAAAAAAAGGCATCTAGACAACCATTAGTGGTGATACAATACGATCATATGAAACACGAGCAGTACTTCTAAGCACTTTTTTGTCAAAGGAAAAAATAACAGGTCAAAGTATCCAAGCTAGATCTTGACAAAGACTAATAGAAAACATAAATTTAGGTTATGTTTTCTGTGCTGGTATTTTGTCAGTGCCAGTGTCTGTAAAAATCTTCTGAATGATGCATATAGCAAAAATCCACCAAATGTGTTTCTACCTCACATAGCTtagtaaaaaatgaaaaatgagaCAATAAAGCACAGATTACATAAGTACAAATAAAGTTGTAGATGAAAAATATGCAGACATGATTGTAATATGGATAATGCATCTGCCAAGAGAAGTGAAGTTTCAAAAGAAAGCTAGATACCCATTCAAGTAGGTACTGCGTTTCAGGATCGAGCTTTGTATCATTACTCTTGCGACCACTCAATATTTCCAAAACGACAACACCAAAGCTGTAAGTGTTAACCTTCTCTGATAATTGACCATGAATCGCATACTCCGGAGCAGTGTAACCCCTGCACatagaaaaataaattataaaaataagtcGTGTACTTGTTACCCAATGAAATATTAGCTAGCATGTTTGTACTTACAATGTTCCTGCAAATTTTGTGCTCAAATGACTATGGTCATCAGGTAGGAGCCTTGCCAAACCAAAATCAGCAATTTTGGGCTGAAAGTCATCATCAAGAAGAACATTGCTAGATTTAATGTCCCGGTGTATTATACAAACATGAAACTCTTGATGAAGATATGCAAGACCACGTGCCATGCCAACAATAATGTTAAATCGCTGCTTCCAATTGAGGGTTCCATGTCTCTCGCCTGTAATGCCAAAACAAGGCCATTGCAGagtgcatgttggtactataatgttAGCCACTGAACTTCACTTGGAATGTCAACAAAGAAATATCAACAAAGAAATTTCCCTCTCAAAATGTATACAGAATTGGAGTTTCTTTACTCCTGTGAAAGGGGTGGAAACAATATTCAACTAAAATTAATGAAAACCATCTAGCAGAATCAAATGGGCAGTACCATATGCATCAACAAAATGATTCACAACCTGTCTACGAAGTTGTTTGAAAACTTTACaagataaaatattaaatatgtaAGAATCATATACTAGAGTAACATACCAAAGAGGAACTTGTCTAGGCTACCATTTGCCATGTATTCATAAACAAGTAGGAACTCAGAGGCCTTCCGAGAGCAACCAAGAAGCCGGACAAGATTCCGGTGATGAACATTGCTAATTAACTTCACCTCACTTTCGAAATCCACTTTGGCCCTGCTAGTGTCCATTACTATCAACCTTTTTACTGCAACTGTTTTCCCATTTTTCAGCAAACCCTGTCAGAAAAGCCATACCCTCTTTTAAAACAAAAGGTGTTGCTTATAAGAgagaactaggcgtatagcccgtgTATTTGCACGGCTaatattgaaaatttaaaaatttgcatgtcgttgtatccttacttaaagatttTACCATACACCATCCTATCATCCTGTtaattatcgtaaattatgtcttattgttggttaaaacaattcaaatatgatctacctataataacaatttgatttgttgagcttttataatattatgcatataattattctaatttttattttattttaattgattgttgttagctttagtttttattaatagtatatatttgtaactgatacatagctaaatgatattttatatttaattttttataatggcattggtgggtgctttttaattaggcacaagggtattttaggctaatttttatcataatggcagtagtgggtaaatttttatttttctattttctccgattaacgtgggaatttctagatctTGAGagtgaacgtggaggctccgtttgttggccaaataataagataatagatgttTTCTTAGTCCTAAGCTTACTAGTTGTGGCCGCTTCAAAAAAGTTTGTTCTGTAAAGTTTCATGTTTTTTGTTGATTTATATCGCTAGAAGATTCAATGCTATCACCATAACTTAAAGACATCTCCAAAACCTCCTTCTCCGAGTTTGCTTGTCTCGTTGAAATTATTGGTTGCAGTCTTAAGATCGTTATAGTAGAAACTTGTTGGGCCTTGTAATTCTGTTGCTCCAAGTATATCTCCTAAATGACAATGCAATCAGACAAGGAAATGCAGAAGCAAAATAGTCGTTGATCATTTCATGACAACGATATGAATATCTGACACAT
This window contains:
- the LOC120687315 gene encoding cysteine-rich receptor-like protein kinase 2, with the protein product MDTSRAKVDFESEVKLISNVHHRNLVRLLGCSRKASEFLLVYEYMANGSLDKFLFGERHGTLNWKQRFNIIVGMARGLAYLHQEFHVCIIHRDIKSSNVLLDDDFQPKIADFGLARLLPDDHSHLSTKFAGTLGYTAPEYAIHGQLSEKVNTYSFGVVVLEILSGRKSNDTKLDPETQYLLEWAWKLYESDNLLAMVDESLNPEEYKPDEVKRIMEIALLCTQSAVAARPMMSEVVVLLLRRNDPELQPTRPTFIDATSRVRGETSTSSSSSASKATVSISQVSGR